One segment of Fusobacteria bacterium ZRK30 DNA contains the following:
- a CDS encoding response regulator, protein MKIFIVDDDPSIIRILKDIVMNNKLGKVVGSSLDGVMALEKIRLYCPDIILVDYLMPGMDGATLVKNILKDNSDISCIMISQVSNSQMVAQTYMAGIEFFIHKPINIIEVINIIKSVTEKIELKKQISMVQEIFGTPYKEKNSPIFNYTEQIQLTLSNLGILGEKGGHDILDICSECIKINSSEPWETLSKVLNSKSKVLKQRIRRALTVGLKNISHIGIEDNLSEVFIKYSNTLFDFQEVRLEMEKLRGHSSTGGRVGSTKFFENLLVQCRKD, encoded by the coding sequence GTGAAAATCTTTATTGTTGATGATGATCCTAGTATCATCAGGATTTTAAAAGACATTGTTATGAATAATAAGTTGGGGAAAGTAGTTGGATCCTCTCTTGATGGTGTTATGGCTCTGGAAAAAATTAGGTTATATTGTCCGGATATTATATTGGTGGATTATTTAATGCCAGGTATGGATGGAGCTACTTTAGTCAAAAATATTTTGAAAGATAACTCCGATATATCTTGTATCATGATTTCACAGGTTTCGAACTCTCAGATGGTGGCACAAACATACATGGCAGGAATAGAATTTTTTATTCATAAACCAATCAATATAATAGAGGTAATAAATATAATAAAATCAGTGACTGAAAAAATAGAGCTAAAAAAACAGATCTCTATGGTCCAGGAAATTTTTGGAACTCCATATAAAGAAAAGAATTCTCCTATTTTTAATTATACGGAACAGATCCAGCTTACTCTCAGTAATTTGGGAATCTTAGGAGAGAAAGGAGGACATGATATTTTAGATATCTGTAGTGAATGTATAAAAATTAATAGCAGTGAACCCTGGGAAACTCTTTCAAAAGTTTTAAATTCTAAAAGCAAGGTTTTAAAGCAACGGATCCGAAGAGCATTAACTGTAGGTTTAAAAAATATTTCTCATATTGGGATTGAAGATAATTTAAGTGAAGTTTTTATAAAATATTCTAATACTCTTTTTGATTTTCAAGAGGTCCGCCTGGAAATGGAAAAACTAAGGGGACATTCTTCTACTGGAGGGAGGGTGGGTTCAACTAAGTTTTTTGAGAACCTCCTTGTTCAGTGCCGAAAAGATTAA
- a CDS encoding sensor histidine kinase — translation MSRSKFYQLFIISFIIAALATFHLPIFKVGFIVTISIVFLPFFIYLKENLGALSICSITAFISPLIRYLTLLPQHDYKVALSMTLPEISFYITYGLIFHFVYEHRKNKTLINFIITTIFCDYGSNIVEMLFRGGFGGINITILKGLLIVALLRSGMLLILIISMKHYKSFLINQEHETRYRYLLNLTSTFKSEIYFMKKNMAHIEEVMGKSFEAYRMGEVENVSSELRENLLNLTKEVHEIKKSYISVIQGIKKTFPELMELSDLDLKTITSLLTLNIEEQLKETKKVMFKCILSGNALVKNHYYFMSILSNLVQNAIEASENALNPLIILNISAVEDFILITVKDTGAGVAPEHLKHIFSPGFSTKFDPETGNINRGIGLTLVKDLIDEKFKGTISVDSEYKIGTIFSIKLPKKI, via the coding sequence ATGAGCAGGTCAAAATTTTATCAGTTATTCATTATATCCTTTATTATAGCAGCTTTAGCAACCTTTCACCTTCCGATCTTTAAGGTGGGCTTTATTGTCACTATATCTATTGTTTTTCTTCCTTTTTTTATCTACCTCAAAGAAAATTTAGGAGCACTCAGTATATGCAGTATAACTGCTTTTATTTCACCTCTAATCCGATATCTTACTCTCTTGCCGCAGCACGATTACAAGGTGGCTCTCAGTATGACTCTTCCAGAGATATCTTTTTACATTACCTATGGTTTAATTTTTCATTTTGTATATGAGCATAGAAAAAATAAAACCCTCATAAATTTTATTATAACTACAATTTTTTGTGACTATGGATCAAATATTGTAGAAATGTTATTTAGAGGAGGTTTTGGTGGGATCAATATCACCATCTTAAAAGGACTTTTAATAGTTGCACTTTTAAGAAGTGGAATGCTGCTAATCCTTATAATTTCTATGAAACATTATAAATCATTTTTGATAAATCAGGAGCATGAAACACGATATCGTTATTTGCTGAATCTCACCTCAACATTTAAAAGTGAAATTTATTTTATGAAAAAAAATATGGCACATATTGAAGAAGTTATGGGAAAATCATTTGAAGCCTATAGAATGGGCGAAGTAGAAAATGTTTCATCTGAGCTTCGAGAAAATCTTTTGAACCTCACTAAAGAGGTTCATGAGATAAAAAAAAGTTATATTAGTGTAATACAGGGGATAAAAAAAACATTTCCAGAACTTATGGAACTATCAGATTTAGATCTAAAAACCATAACCAGTCTTCTTACTTTAAATATAGAGGAACAGCTAAAAGAAACGAAAAAGGTAATGTTTAAATGTATTCTTTCAGGAAATGCCCTTGTAAAAAATCACTATTATTTCATGTCTATTCTTTCAAATTTGGTTCAAAATGCAATTGAAGCTTCAGAAAATGCACTTAATCCCTTAATTATTTTAAATATTTCGGCAGTGGAAGATTTTATATTAATTACAGTAAAAGATACTGGAGCAGGGGTTGCACCGGAACACTTAAAACATATTTTTAGCCCTGGCTTTTCAACTAAATTCGACCCTGAAACAGGAAATATTAATAGAGGAATAGGCTTAACTCTTGTTAAAGATCTTATTGATGAAAAATTTAAAGGTACTATATCAGTAGACAGCGAATACAAAATAGGAACGATATTTTCTATTAAGCTACCCAAAAAAATTTAG
- a CDS encoding transposase, with the protein MTEGEVKEIKDVYVGSDTEKLSCRLIITRLDGVLQERRLRTVTKKIRDPRSYLKEEKRDIAKYGFMIINLSEKTYTKEQIYPIYSLRWQIELDFKNWKSILEIDERTRKLKKERVEAHFYGKLINILVNSEISNILKDEIDNESLVLSEKKVFQKISYYLYKLHHYDYKIVSMLGKLRILVPKTCLKSKRKGEIISDEILKLVT; encoded by the coding sequence ATGACCGAAGGAGAGGTTAAAGAAATAAAAGATGTATATGTGGGTTCTGATACTGAAAAACTATCCTGTAGACTAATAATTACTAGATTAGATGGTGTTTTACAAGAGAGAAGATTAAGAACAGTAACTAAAAAAATTCGAGATCCAAGATCTTATTTAAAAGAAGAAAAAAGAGATATTGCCAAGTATGGATTTATGATAATAAACCTTTCAGAAAAAACATACACAAAAGAACAAATATATCCTATTTACAGTTTAAGATGGCAAATAGAACTAGATTTTAAGAATTGGAAATCTATATTAGAAATAGATGAAAGAACAAGAAAATTAAAAAAAGAAAGAGTAGAAGCACATTTCTATGGAAAGTTAATAAATATCCTTGTAAATAGTGAAATCTCAAATATTTTAAAAGATGAGATAGATAATGAATCTTTGGTATTAAGTGAGAAAAAAGTTTTTCAAAAGATCAGCTACTATCTGTATAAACTCCATCATTATGACTATAAAATCGTTTCTATGCTAGGAAAATTAAGGATATTAGTCCCTAAAACTTGTTTGAAATCAAAAAGAAAAGGAGAGATTATATCAGATGAAATTTTAAAGCTCGTGACTTAA